The following coding sequences are from one Lolium rigidum isolate FL_2022 chromosome 6, APGP_CSIRO_Lrig_0.1, whole genome shotgun sequence window:
- the LOC124665834 gene encoding geraniol 8-hydroxylase-like, producing the protein MSTLLAWLPWLVVSILSIYLLDLLAHARRRLPPGPRPLPLIGSLHLLGDQPHRSLAHLAKIHGPLMSLRLGSVTTVVVSSPDIAREFMQKHDAVFAARYVNDAAGHHAKNSVPWLPNAPRWRSLRKIMATELFAPHRLDALQGLRSDKVRELAEHVARLARDGVAVDIGRVAFTTSLNLLSRTIFSKDLTSLDDHGGSKDFQVLVAEIMEHLGLPNVSDFWPALAWADLQGQRRLMARLFARLHAVFDAEVDGRLREREDGEPRKESDDFLDVLLDVDGRDGDKAGLDRDTLRSLFTDLFVAGSDTSSSTVEWAMAELLRDPSSMAKAHEELARVVGSTRSVEESDIDMLPYLQAVVKETFRLHPPAPLLLPRQAQETIRITGFKVPQGSRVLVNVWAMGRDEVTWPEPDKFMPGRFLGRTVDYKGGDFELIPFGAGRRVCPGMSLATRMVHLVLATLLNRFEWRLPVEVEGTCIEMGEKFGLTLTKAAPLCAIAAPI; encoded by the exons ATGTCTACCCTTCTTGCCTGGCTGCCATGGCTCGTCGTCTCCATCCTCTCCATCTACCTCCTGGACCTTCTCGCCCacgcacgccgccgcctccctccaggTCCCCGCCCTTTGCCACTAATCGGCAGCCTCCACCTCCTCGGCGACCAGCCACACCGCTCTCTCGCCCACCTCGCCAAGATCCATGGCCCGCTCATGTCCCTGCGCCTGGGCTCGGTCACCACGGTGGTCGTCTCCTCCCCGGACATCGCCCGCGAGTTCATGCAGAAGCACGACGCCGTCTTCGCCGCCCGGTATGTAAACGACGCTGCCGGCCACCATGCCAAGAACTCTGTCCCGTGGCTTCCCAACGCGCCGCGGTGGCGCTCACTCCGTAAGATCATGGCCACGGAGCTCTTCGCGCCGCACCGGCTGGACGCACTCCAGGGCCTCCGGAGCGACAAGGTGCGGGAGCTCGCGGAGCACGTCGCCCGGCTAGCGCGCGACGGCGTGGCGGTGGACATCGGCCGCGTGGCGTTCACGACGAGCCTGAACCTCCTCTCGCGCACCATCTTCTCGAAAGACCTGACGAGCCTCGACGACCATGGCGGGTCCAAGGACTTCCAGGTGCTGGTGGCCGAGATCATGGAGCACCTGGGGTTGCCGAACGTGTCGGACTTCTGGCCGGCGCTCGCATGGGCGGACCTGCAGGGCCAGCGCCGGCTGATGGCGCGGTTGTTCGCGCGGCTGCACGCGGTGTTCGACGCGGAGGTGGACGGTAGACTGCGGGAGCGCGAGGACGGCGAGCCCAGGAAGGAGAGCGACGACTTCCTCGACGTGCTGCTCGATGTCGACGGGCGCGACGGCGACAAGGCTGGCCTCGACCGCGACACGCTGAGGTCGCTGTTCACG GATTTGTTTGTCGCGGGCAGTGACACAAGCTCAAGCACGGTCGAATGGGCAATGGCGGAGCTTCTTCGAGATCCATCATCAATGGCCAAAGCTCACGAGGAGCTTGCCCGAGTCGTCGGCTCAACAAGGAGCGTCGAAGAATCTGACATTGACATGTTGCCCTACCTCCAAGCCGTAGTGAAGGAGACATTTCGGTTACATCCTCCAGCTCCATTGTTGTTACCGCGGCAAGCCCAGGAAACCATACGAATCACAGGTTTCAAGGTGCCACAAGGCTCTCGTGTCCTAGTGAATGTGTGGGCGATGGGCCGTGACGAAGTCACATGGCCTGAACCGGACAAGTTCATGCCCGGGAGGTTTCTAGGGAGGACAGTGGACTACAAAGGCGGGGATTTCGAGCTGATTCCATTTGGTGCGGGGCGTCGAGTGTGCCCTGGGATGTCGTTGGCGACTAGGATGGTGCACTTGGTGCTCGCGACATTGTTGAACCGGTTCGAGTGGAGACTCCCGGTGGAAGTTGAGGGGACATGCATTGAAATGGGTGAGAAGTTTGGGTTGACGCTCACCAAAGCCGCGCCTCTCTGTGCTATAGCTGCACCAATTTGA